The sequence AGGAATGGTATGGGCTAAGTTCACCTGGGGAGATTGGTGGGTGAATGACCCAAAACTCAATGGTGCTGCTATAACCATGCTTATTTACCTTGCTTATTTTGTGCTAAGAAATTCTATGGATGAGGAACAAAAAAGAGGACGTGTAGCTGCAGTATACAATATTTTTTCATACATAATGCTTATTGTCTTTTTAATGATCCTGCCAAGAATGACCGATTCTCTTCATCCGGGAAACGGAGGAAATCCTGGGTTTGGAGGATATGATTTGAATGATAACATGAAACTTGTATTTTATCCCGCAATCATTGGTTGGACATTAATGGGGGTTTGGCTAATGTCACTAAGGATTCGGACAAGTAAAATTCAAAGAAAAGTTGATTTTAACAATTAGGAAAAATGGCGAAAAATAAATGGGTTTTAACCTTGTTTTTAATACTTACAGGCAAATTAATGTATGCTCAAGGCAATGATGTGGAAATGGCTGATTTTTTACACCAGTCAGGAAAAATATTTGTAGTTGTTGCGGTTCTTCTGATTATTTTTACAGGAATTCTTGTGTACCTTATTACGCTTGACAGGAAAATAGGCCAATTAGAAAAAAGAATAAAGGATTAAAAGAATAATTGAAATTTGGAGTTGTAATAGCACCTGTGGTGATTAGAGTTTGAGTTGTTAAATGAACAAGCAATTTGATCTCATATACTAAACAAATTAGATAAATATGAAAAAAACACATATTATCGGAATTATAATAATTGCTCTTGCAATTGGCGCTATATTAAGCACAGTTGCTGATTCTAGCACTTATGCCTCTTTTGAATTGGCTGAGAATAACCCTGGAGAAGAATTTCATGTGGTTGGACAATTGAATAAGGAAAAAGAAATGCTTTATGATCCTCAAGTAGATGTTAATTTATTTACTTTTTATCTTATTGATAATGAAGGTAAAGAATTAAAAGTAAACTTCAAAGGAACTAAACCTCAGGATTTTGAACGATCAGAACAAATAGTTTTAACCGGAAAATATGAGGAGGGAAACTTTATTGCCAATAAAATTTTAATGAAATGTCCCTCAAAATACAATGAAGGAGCAAATTCAGAATTCACAGAGGTAAAAGCCAATAGTTAGGAAAAAAGTTAATGGAAATACAATATATAGGGGAACAACTATTACCTGGCCAAACAGGTAATTTTTTCATTGTTCTATCATTCATAAGTGCGCTTGTTGCCGCAATAAGCTATTTTTTTGCAGTAAAGGAAAATCCACTTATTGGGTCTTGGAAAAGATTTGCAAGAGTTTCTTTTCTTGTACATTCCCTGGCAATTTTTGGAATTATTGCAACCTTATTTTATCTTTTGTTTAATCACCGCTTTGAATATTACTATATCTGGCAACATTCATCCACGGAACTTCCAATGCGTTATATACTTTCCTGTTTTTGGGAAGGACAGGAGGGCAGCTTTTTGCTCTGGTCATTTTGGCATGTGATTTTGGGTCTTTTTCTTTTGCGTGTTTCTAAAAGTTGGGAAGCCCCTGTTATGTCAGTATTTTCAATGGTGCAGGTGTTTTTAACATCTATGCTTTTAGGAATATGGGTTTTAGGATACAAATTGGGAAGTAACCCTTTTCTCTTACTTCGCGATCATCCTGATATGGCAAATTTGCCTTTTCTTTTAAACCCTGAATATTTAGCTCAAATTGATGGAAGGGGACTTAATCCACTTTTACAAAATTATTGGATGACAATTCATCCCCCGGTATTGTTCCTTGGTTTTGCCTCTACACTTGTTCCATTCGCTTATGCCATAGCAGGCTTATGGACACAAAAATATACAGAGTGGTTAAAACCTGCTATTCCATGGACTTATTTTGGAATAATGATTTTTGGAACAGGAATATTAATGGGTGGAGCCTGGGCTTATGAAGCATTAAGTTTTGGAGGATTTTGGGCATGGGATCCGGTTGAAAATGCCTCCCTTGTTCCCTGGCTTACAATGGTAGGAGCAGCTCACGTGATGATTATTCATAAAAACAAGGGAACTTCCCTTTTCACAACCTTTTTTCTTACAATAATCACTTTTATCCTTGTTTTGTATTCAACTTTTTTAACCAGAAGTGGAATATTAGGTGACTCTTCAGTCCATGCCTTTGCTGACCTTGGTATGGCAGGACAATTACTGGTTTACCTGTTGTTTTTTTCAATTGGAGCAGGAATTTTATTGGCTTTTAATTACAAGCATTTGCCAAAAAACGAAAAGGAAGAAAGCATAATGAGTAGGGAATTCTGGATGTTTATTGGTTCTCTTGTGCTTTTAATCTCTGCATTTCAAATATCTTTTACAACTTCAATACCTGTAATTAATGCTGTTTTTCAAACTAACCTGGCCCCCC comes from Bacteroidota bacterium and encodes:
- the ccsA gene encoding cytochrome c biogenesis protein CcsA, with amino-acid sequence MLKKHWWKILAVVLIVYTIIAGFLFDVPRLPILNETIRNLYFHVTMWFSMMIILLVSLIYSIKYLSGFNIKHDIIACEAANTGIFLGVLGLLTGMVWAKFTWGDWWVNDPKLNGAAITMLIYLAYFVLRNSMDEEQKRGRVAAVYNIFSYIMLIVFLMILPRMTDSLHPGNGGNPGFGGYDLNDNMKLVFYPAIIGWTLMGVWLMSLRIRTSKIQRKVDFNN
- a CDS encoding CcmD family protein, with the translated sequence MAKNKWVLTLFLILTGKLMYAQGNDVEMADFLHQSGKIFVVVAVLLIIFTGILVYLITLDRKIGQLEKRIKD
- a CDS encoding cytochrome c maturation protein CcmE, producing the protein MKKTHIIGIIIIALAIGAILSTVADSSTYASFELAENNPGEEFHVVGQLNKEKEMLYDPQVDVNLFTFYLIDNEGKELKVNFKGTKPQDFERSEQIVLTGKYEEGNFIANKILMKCPSKYNEGANSEFTEVKANS
- the ccsA gene encoding cytochrome c biogenesis protein CcsA translates to MEIQYIGEQLLPGQTGNFFIVLSFISALVAAISYFFAVKENPLIGSWKRFARVSFLVHSLAIFGIIATLFYLLFNHRFEYYYIWQHSSTELPMRYILSCFWEGQEGSFLLWSFWHVILGLFLLRVSKSWEAPVMSVFSMVQVFLTSMLLGIWVLGYKLGSNPFLLLRDHPDMANLPFLLNPEYLAQIDGRGLNPLLQNYWMTIHPPVLFLGFASTLVPFAYAIAGLWTQKYTEWLKPAIPWTYFGIMIFGTGILMGGAWAYEALSFGGFWAWDPVENASLVPWLTMVGAAHVMIIHKNKGTSLFTTFFLTIITFILVLYSTFLTRSGILGDSSVHAFADLGMAGQLLVYLLFFSIGAGILLAFNYKHLPKNEKEESIMSREFWMFIGSLVLLISAFQISFTTSIPVINAVFQTNLAPPLDPVAHYNSWQLPFAIIIALLIAIGQYLKYKDTSLKEFFKKISIALAAAIILSATFAWSLKMDNVFHILLLFTSMFAVIANINYYIFILKGKINFSGASIAHIGFALLLFGALLSTSKSTIISTNTSGIDIKSLGDSFSNQDNIMLVKGDTLRMGNYFVIYKGKKTEGINIHYEVEYLTKDKEDNYTSEFTLFPLIQTNPRMGNVAEPDTRHFLSFDVYTHITYAELDEPKITDSDKYKAANSFMASIGDTLFSSNSIIILEDVSRKVDKEKYQLAENDMAVKARLKITDINNTVSFVEPLFILRDDYIVPVQASSEELGLKFTFDKIDTETGKIQINIAEKHSNSREFIIMKAIIFPYINILWMGCIIMVIGTMLAIRHRLIKK